The Halomonas sp. KG2 genome segment AACCACCGCAGGCGACTAAGCCTTTGAACTCATCAAGCGAAACACGCCCTTCCAGGATGTCACTCATGTGCACATCCACTGCGTCGAAGCCCGCTTTATGGAACGCCCAGGCCATCTCGACCTGACCATTAACGCCTTGCTCGCGCAGTACAGCAACAGCAGGCTTGGCCGTGTTGATAAACGGCGCGCTGATATCATCGTTGATATCAAAGCTAGGCGCGGCACTTAGGCCAGGGTCACGAACATCCAGCAGGCTATCGAATTCATTCTTGGCGCATTCGGGGTTATCACGCAGTGCCTGCATGCGGTAGCTGGTTTCCGCCCAGGTGCGCTGGGTCAGCTGGCGTGTGGTTTCCAGCAGCGGCTCTTCAAACAGCGTTACCCGCACCTGGTCGTCATAACGGGGACGCGCAATAACACCGCAGGTTTCGATACCCGCCACTGCAAACTGGGTGAGCACTTCTTCAGTGTGCTCACGGCTCACCTGAATGACCGCACCCAGCTCTTCAGAGAACAGCGCATTGAACGCTTCCACCGGCTCATCAATCAGCCAGTCCAGCTTAATCTCAAGGCCTGCATGGGCAGCAAAGGCCATTTCCAATAGCGTGACCAGCAGGCCACCATCACTACGGTCGTGATAGGCCAACAGTTTGCCATCGCGGTTGAGCCCCTGAATGACCTCGAAAAATGCTTTCAGGTCTTCTGGGTCATCAACATCAGGACAGTCATTACCGACTTGACCATAAACTTGCGCCAGCGCAGAACCACCTAAGCGGTTTTGGCCATTACCCAAGTCGATCAGAATCAGGTCAGATTCATCCTGCTCTAGATTGATTTGCGGTGTCAGCGTCGCCAACGCATCGGTCACTGGCGCAAACCCCGTCACCACCAGCGAAAGCGGCGATGTGATGCTCTTTTCGTCAGCCTCATTGCCTTCCTGCCAAGCAGTGCGCATTGACATGGAATCCTTACCCACCGGAATGGCAATGCCGAGTGCCGGACACAGCTCCATACCGACGGCATGTACAGCATCATAGAGCGCCTGATTTTCACCGGGATGGTCGGCAGCGCTCATCCAGTTCGCTGAAAGCTTAATATCCGACAGTTTGGCAATGGGCGCCGCGGCTAAGTTAGTAATCGCTTCGGCAACCGCTAAGCGAGCACTAGCAGCAGGATTAATCAGTGCCACTGGCGGACGCTCGCCCATCGCCATAGCTTCACCAGCGTGGGTGTCGAAGCTAGCAGTGGTCACGGCCACATCGGCCACCGGTACCTGCCAAGGGCCAACCATCTGATCGCGGGCGACTTGGCCGGTAATTGAACGGTCGCCAATGGTAATCAAAAAGCTCTTCGATGCCACGGTTGGCAGGCGCAACACCCGATCCATCGCTTCGCGTAGATCCAGGTTGTCGAGCATAACGCCAGATAGCTCAGGGGTTTGACGTTCAAACGAGCGCGTCATCTTCGGCGGCTTGCCAAACAACACGCTCATCGGGAGATCGACCGGCTTGGTATCAAAATGGCCGTCACGAACTTCCAGGTGATGATGCTCCATGGCCTCGCCGACCACCGCATAGGGGCAGCGTTCGCGTTTGCACAGTGCGTCAAAGGTAGCTAAGTCATCAGGGGCAACGGCCAGCACATAACGCTCTTGGGCTTCGTTACACCAAATTTCCAGCGGGCTCATACCCGGTTCAGCATTAGGCACTGCACGCAGGTTGAACAGGCCACCGCGATTACCGTCTTTGACCAGCTCCGGTAAGGCGTTGGAAAGCCCGCCTGCACCTACATCGTGAATAAAGCGAATCGGGTTTTTATCGCCCAGCGCCCAACAGCGGTCGATGACCTCCTGGGCGCGACGCTCAATTTCCGGGTTTTCCCGCTGCACCGAGGCAAAATCCAAGTCCGCGCTGGACTCGCCTGATGCCATGCTAGACGCTGCACCACCACCCAGACCGATCAGCATGGCCGGGCCACCCATCACGATGAGCTTGCCACCAACGGGGATCTCCCCTTTCTGCACATGGTGAGCACGAATGTTGCCATAACCACCGGCCAGCATAATCGGCTTGTGGAAGCCGCGACGCTCGATACCATCGTCGCTCAGCGTATCCTGCTCATAGGTACGGAAGTAGCCCGTCAGATTAGGTCGGCCAAATTCATTGTTAAACGCCGCACCACCGATGGGGCCGTCCAGCATAATTTGCAGCGCTGACTGCATGCGCTCTGGCTTGCCGTAGTCAAACGCTTCCCAGGGCTGTACGAACTCGGGGATACGCAGGTTGGATACGGTAAAGCCCGACAGGCCGGCCTTCGGCTTGCCGCCGATACCGGTCGCCCCCTCATCACGAATTTCACCGCCAGAACCGGTCGCCGCGCCAGGGAATGGTGCAATCGCTGTAGGATGGTTGTGGGTTTCCACCTTCATCAGAATGTGGATGGGCTCTTGGTGGGCGTCGTAGCTGGCCCGCTCCCCCTCAGCGCCAGTCAGTGGCGTGGGGAAGAAGCGCCCTCCCTGGCTACCCTTGATCACCGCCGCGTTATCGCTATAAGCCGAGAGTACGTTATCCGGCGAGGTCGCAAAGGTGTTCTTAATCATCTTAAACAGCGAATGGCTCTGGGCTTCACCATCAATAACCCAGTCCGCGTTGAAGATTTTGTGGCGGCAGTGCTCCGAGTTCGCCTGGGCAAACATCATCAGCTCGACATCGCTAGGGTTGCGACCAAGCTCAATAAACGCAGCCACTAGATAGTCGATTTCATCGTCGGCAAGCGCCAGCCCTAATTCTCGGTTGGCTGTTGCCAACGCTTCGTGGCCGCCTTCCAAGATATCGACACTGCCCAGTGGCGCAGGGGTATGATGAGCAAACAGTTTGACCGCATCAGCAACGTCAGCCAGCACGTTCTCCGTCATACGGTCGTGCAGTAACGCGCTGATCGCGTCTAACTGTTCAGCGCTAGGCTCACTGCGCAGCGCTACCCGATAATCGACACCACGTTCGATGCGATCAATCTGGTGCAGCCCACAGTTATGAGCAATATCAGTTGCTTTAGAAGACCATGGCGACTGGGTGCCTAAACGCGGCACAACCAGGAAGCGCTGGGCGTTTTCAGGAATGTCTTGGCTTGCGTGGCTGCCATAATCAAGCAGCTTGGCCAAACACTCCTGGGCAGCATCATCCAGTGTCTCGCGGTGGTCTATGAAGTGGACGTAATGGGCGGACAACGCCTCCACCTCGGGAACACGTTCACGCAACACCGTTAACAGCCGTTCATGGCGGAAGGCAGAAAGGGCAGGTGCGCCTCGCAGTTCGAGCATATCTGGGAGCCTCTAAAGCAGGAAGAGTTCGTGCGGGAAATCAGTGGGCCGCAGCGCGGCAATCTCACTATGATACTGGAAAGCGGCGGCCACACGAAATCAACAAGGTGACAGCATCTCTCAGGCTGGGTATCGTGACAGCTTGTTTCATGCCGACAAGACGCCATGCTGACGTTGATTTGCCGACATTTTATAACGCGTTATCGCGCTTATTTTGCAGTCATTGTTACGCTTTTCTTAGCGTTAATTCCGCGCGCCACCACGCCGGTACCGCAAGGTGAGCACCTCGCCCAGATCATCGCGAAAGAATTTATTACTATTCATACCCGTAACACACCAACCACTTACTATGAAGGCCGCCAAGGCCCCACTGGCTTTGAATATGAGCTGATGCATCGGTTTGCTGACTATTTGGGGGTTAGCTTAAATCTCAATGCAAGCCACCATCCTGAAAGCGTGCTGCCAGCCGTACGAGAACAAGGAGACCTAGGTGCTGCGGCGCTCCCCTTGCTGCCAGATTCACCCGGCATTCATTACACCCGCTCAATTATTCAGATGCAGCCACTGGTGGTTTATCGTCGTGGCTTGAACGGCATAAACGAGCCAAAAAATTTAGTTGGTTTGGAATTAGGCACGCTTAGCGAAGCAGGCACCAGCCAATCACTCCTCGCCCTTCAGCGCGACTACCCAAGCTTAAGCTGGAAAGAGTCTCACGAGCTTGAAGTAGCAGAACTGCTGGCGCGGGTGGAAAACGGCACGCTGGATGCCGCAATTATTTTTGATCATCAGTTTCGTCTCAATCGGCTTTTTTTTTCCTAACGTCGAGCGCGGTTTCTTGCTAGGAGAGCCGCTATCATTAGCCTGGGCGGTGCCCAGCGGGCGCGGACTGGGGCTATTGGAAACTGCCAATCAGTTCCTCCAAGAACTGCAGGAAAATGGCACGCTGGAGCAGCTCGTCAGCCGCTATTTTGGCCATGATGATTATTTGGAGTACGTGGGAACACGCACATTTTTAGCCCATCTTGATGAACGCCTGCCAACCTATAGCGAGCTTTTCAAAAAGGCTGCTCGAGACACGGGGTTTGATTGGAAACTGCTGGCTGCCGTGGGCTATCAGGAATCTCACTGGGACCCTAACGCAGTGTCTCCCACCGGGGTGCGCGGCCTAATGATGCTCACCAACCCAACCGCCAGCGAGATGGGCGTCGCTGACCGCACTAATCCTGCCCAGAGCATTGATGGTGGCGCCCGCTATTTACGCAGCATTAAAGATCGTCTGCCAGAGAGCATTGTCGGCAATGACCGGCTCTACATGGCGATGGCGGCCTATAACGTGGGACTTGGACACCTATACGATGCCCGCAAGATCGCCGAAATGCGCGGCGGCAACCCAGACAGCTGGCAAGATGTCCGTGCAGCGCTGCCCTTACTTCAGCA includes the following:
- the purL gene encoding phosphoribosylformylglycinamidine synthase, producing MLELRGAPALSAFRHERLLTVLRERVPEVEALSAHYVHFIDHRETLDDAAQECLAKLLDYGSHASQDIPENAQRFLVVPRLGTQSPWSSKATDIAHNCGLHQIDRIERGVDYRVALRSEPSAEQLDAISALLHDRMTENVLADVADAVKLFAHHTPAPLGSVDILEGGHEALATANRELGLALADDEIDYLVAAFIELGRNPSDVELMMFAQANSEHCRHKIFNADWVIDGEAQSHSLFKMIKNTFATSPDNVLSAYSDNAAVIKGSQGGRFFPTPLTGAEGERASYDAHQEPIHILMKVETHNHPTAIAPFPGAATGSGGEIRDEGATGIGGKPKAGLSGFTVSNLRIPEFVQPWEAFDYGKPERMQSALQIMLDGPIGGAAFNNEFGRPNLTGYFRTYEQDTLSDDGIERRGFHKPIMLAGGYGNIRAHHVQKGEIPVGGKLIVMGGPAMLIGLGGGAASSMASGESSADLDFASVQRENPEIERRAQEVIDRCWALGDKNPIRFIHDVGAGGLSNALPELVKDGNRGGLFNLRAVPNAEPGMSPLEIWCNEAQERYVLAVAPDDLATFDALCKRERCPYAVVGEAMEHHHLEVRDGHFDTKPVDLPMSVLFGKPPKMTRSFERQTPELSGVMLDNLDLREAMDRVLRLPTVASKSFLITIGDRSITGQVARDQMVGPWQVPVADVAVTTASFDTHAGEAMAMGERPPVALINPAASARLAVAEAITNLAAAPIAKLSDIKLSANWMSAADHPGENQALYDAVHAVGMELCPALGIAIPVGKDSMSMRTAWQEGNEADEKSITSPLSLVVTGFAPVTDALATLTPQINLEQDESDLILIDLGNGQNRLGGSALAQVYGQVGNDCPDVDDPEDLKAFFEVIQGLNRDGKLLAYHDRSDGGLLVTLLEMAFAAHAGLEIKLDWLIDEPVEAFNALFSEELGAVIQVSREHTEEVLTQFAVAGIETCGVIARPRYDDQVRVTLFEEPLLETTRQLTQRTWAETSYRMQALRDNPECAKNEFDSLLDVRDPGLSAAPSFDINDDISAPFINTAKPAVAVLREQGVNGQVEMAWAFHKAGFDAVDVHMSDILEGRVSLDEFKGLVACGGFSYGDVLGAGGGWAKSVLFNERAREQFANFFTRDDSFSLGVCNGCQMLSQLKTLIPGAESWPAFERNESEQFEARVAMVRVEKSPSILLAGMEGSKLPIAVAHGEGRAEFRDTAHLRSMQSSSQIALRYIDNYGQVTTRYPANPNGSPSGITGLTTPDGRVTIMMPHPERVTRAVTNSWRPAEWTEDGAWLRLFRNARVWLG